In a genomic window of Quercus lobata isolate SW786 chromosome 4, ValleyOak3.0 Primary Assembly, whole genome shotgun sequence:
- the LOC115986091 gene encoding uncharacterized protein LOC115986091, producing the protein MNIEERRVVVEPFVALEDIPLDKNDPEKYTRVGANMEKKMKQDLVQFLKKSINVFAWSHEDMPVMVKKANGKWRICVDLTDLNKTCPKDSYPLSRIDQLVDLTAGHRLLSFMDAFSGYNQIRMDEIGRNVEVYIDDMLVKSLNKGKHLDDLQETFDTLRQYNMKLNPSKCAFGVVLGKFFGFMVSHRGIEANPNKIQAILDMKPSQNIKEVQSLTRQVAALNRFVSKATDKCLPFFKVLKKVFEWMDKCQKAFQDLKTYLTAAPLLSPSVPGEELYLYLLVSPHVEELELYSNPRKGDKLKYAARLQYQTTNNETEYKALLKGLELAKSLRAESVLIQGDSQLIINQVNGMCEAKESLMKKYLNKVRQLIKKFKEASFVQLPREENMEVDALAKAASTREPMDEFDKVQYMPSIDLPELHQIGGEENWMTPIVIYLKDGRLPEDKDEARKLRIKAAKYVLIDEVLYKRGFSQPYLRCLAPDELNYVLREVHEGACGNHSGARALVHKLVGASYY; encoded by the exons ATGAACATTGAGGAGAGGAGAGTTGTGGTAGAGCCCTTTGTAGCATTGGAAGACATCCCTTTGGACAAGAATGACCCTGAGAAGTATACAAGGGTTGGAGCAAATATGGAAAAGAAGATGAAGCAAGATCTTGTCCAGTTCTTAAAGAAGAGCATTaatgtgtttgcatggagtcatgaGGATATGCCGG taatggtcaagaaGGCTAATGGCAAATGGAGGATATGTGTCGACTTGACCGATCTAAACAAAacttgccccaaggatagctatcCATTGTCGCGTATTGATCAGTTAGTAGACTTGACTGCAGGTCATAGATTGCTAAGtttcatggatgctttctctggatacaatcagataaggatggatgag ATTGGACGGAATGTAGAAGTATATATAGACGATATGCTGGTGAAGAGTCTAAACAAGGGGAAGCACTTGGACGACCTGCAAGAAACCTTTGATACGCTTAGGCAATACAACATGAAGTTGAATCCCAGCAAGTGCGCTTTTGGAGTTGTATTAGGAAAATTCTTTGGATTCATGGTTTcgcataggggaattgaggcaaatcctaataaaattcaagcaatacTGGATATGAAGCCTTCGCAAAATATCAAAGAAGTCCAATCCCTTACTAGACAAGTTGCTGCCCTTAACAGGTTTGTTTCTAAAGCTACTGacaaatgtttgccatttttcaAGGTTCTTAAAAAGGTGTTTGAATGGATGGACAAGTGTCAGAAAGCTTTCCAAGACCTCAAGACCTACCTCACCGCAGCTCCCTTGCTGAGTCCCTCCGTGCCTGGTGAAGagttgtatttgtatttgttagTGTCCCCACATGTA GAGGAATTGGAGTTATACTCAAATCCCCGGAAAGGGGATAAGTTGAAATATGCAGCCCGTCTACAATACCAAACCACAAATAATGAAACTGAATATAAAGCCCTCCTCAAAGGATTGGAATTGGCTAAGTCCCTAAGGGCGGAGTCAGTTCTCATCCAAGGGGATTCTCAATTGATCATTAACCAAGTGAATGGAATGTGTGAAGCAAAAGAAAGCCTGATGAAGAAGTATTTAAACAAGGTAAGGCAGCTTATCAAGAAATTCAAAGAAGCCAGTTTTGTTCAACTCCCGAGGGAGGAAAACATGGAAGTAGATGCCTTGGCGAAAGCAGCCTCAACAAGAGAGCCAATGGACGAGTTTGACAAAGTCCAGTACATGCCAAGCATAGATCTACCCGAGCTACATCAAATTGGAGGggaagaaaattggatgacgCCAATAGTCATCTACCTTAAGGATGGAAGGCTTCCAGAGGACAAGGACGAGGCCAGGAAGTTGAGGATCAAAGCTGCCAAGTATGTTCTCATAGACGAGGTGTTGTACAAACGAGGTTTCTCTCAGCCCTACTTAAGATGCTTAGCTCCAGATGAATTGAACTATGTATTGAGGGAGGTTCATGAAGGAGCATGTGGAAACCATTCAGGAGCAAGAGCATTAGTCCATAAGCTCGTCGGTGCAAGTTATTACTAG